The following proteins are co-located in the Paralichthys olivaceus isolate ysfri-2021 chromosome 2, ASM2471397v2, whole genome shotgun sequence genome:
- the LOC109629293 gene encoding rac GTPase-activating protein 1-like isoform X1 has translation MESSVVNLYNQFQSLRAQVDGLNEGIEPQFLQMAMNFEECRKKWLRAGEELVSCQEILAKAETERGALEVKLKHARNQVDVEIRRRQKAETVYEKLERQLQLIRELLISDNGNSVHLSEEQRSALAFLSAHSQAAQAAKGNLNSSRRLTKIDESASLLSDISYDQTDDSLDWDSSVMKTVRLRKRQKRRSSRKLTEVPPQALKKRRSTGRISDRMNESIVAKTTITVPVNGGTVETVSTIETVPYWTRSRKKSGKVAPAWADTTTTDQSETASEAPSTTVSDFPSLQTPKAKGGKKHQFIPKTVIRSECCVPCGRRTKFGKIYLRCQNCRVVTHPECRDRCPLPCNPTAISTPIHNRESTLADFAPVTSPKIPALVIYCIKEIEHRGLHEVGLYRLSGHERLVKDLKEKLIRGKTLPRLNKVEDINVITGVLKDFLRNLPEPLLTFHLNKTFMEAAEIMDDGNSLAMLYQTISELPQPNRDTLACLMIHLQKVSQCVENKMDVHNLARVFGPTLVGHAVPNPDPMTILNDTSRQPKVIERLLSIPANYWGQFAFPDNTAMDNNHQFETPDHQVSILGPVTTPEHQMMAKTPSSSSLSQRMMQTLSSTSLFGSKGRSTAACNRQGNFFSSPQLK, from the exons ATGGAGTCGTCTGTGGTGAACCTGTACAACCAGTTCCAGAGTCTCAGGGCTCAGGTGGACGGTCTGAATGAGGGCATTGAACCAC AGTTCCTACAGATGGCAATGAACTTTGAGGAGTGCCGTAAGAAGTGGCTGCGGGCAGGCGAGGAGCTGGTTTCCTGTCAAGAAATATTGGCAAAAGCGGAGACTGAGAGGGGAGCACTGGAGGTCAAACTAAAGCACGCTCGCAACCAGGTGGATGTGGAGATCCGCCGGCGGCAGAAGGCTGAGACAGTCTATGAGAAGCTG GAACGTCAGCTGCAGTTGATCAGGGAGCTGCTAATATCAGACAACGGTAACAGTGTCCACCTGAGCGAAGAGCAGCGCTCGGCCCTGGCCTTTCTCAGCGCTCACTCCCAGGCAGCACAGGCTGCTAAAGGCAACCTCAACTCCAGCCGAAG GTTAACTAAGATTGATGAATCGGCTTCTTTGCTATCGGACATTAGCTACGACCAAACGGATGACTCTCTG GATTGGGACTCCTCTGTGATGAAGACTGTGAGACTGCGGAAACGGCAGAAACGA CGTTCCTCCAGAAAACTCACTGAAGTTCCTCCACAAGCCCTGAAGAAACGTCGCTCCACTGGACGCATATCAGATAGG ATGAATGAATCTATCGTGGCCAAAACTACCATCACTGTGCCCGTGAATGGTGGCACTGTTGAGACTGTCTCCACCATCGAAACTGTGCCCTACTGGACacgcagcagaaagaaaagtggTAAGG TTGCTCCAGCGTGGGCTGATACTACCACTACTGACCAATCTGAGACCGCCAGCGAGGCTCCCAGCACAACTGTGTCAGATTTCCCATCACTCCAAACCCCCAAAGCTAAAGGAGGAAAGAAGCACCAGTTCATCCCTAAAACA GTGATCAGGTCTGAATGCTGTGTGCCCTGTGGAAGAAGAACAAAGTTTGGAAAGATTTACCTTCGCTGTCAGAATTGCAGGGTTGTGACTCATCCAGAATGTCGTGACCGCTGTCCCCTGCCCTGTAACCCCACAGCTATTAGCACTCCCATCCATAACAGAGAG tCCACCCTGGCTGACTTTGCTCCAGTCACATCCCCAAAGATCCCAGCTTTGGTTATCTACTGCATTAAGGAGATTGAACATAGAGGCCTACATGAG GTTGGCCTGTACAGACTCTCTGGACACGAGCGCTTGGTGAAAGATCTGAAGGAGAAGCTGATTAGAGGAAAGACTCTGCCTCGGCTTAACAAAGTAGAAGATATCAACGTCATTACAGGTGTCCTCAAAGACTTCCTCAGAAACCTCCCTGAGCCACTGCTCACTTTCCACCTCAACAAAACCTTCATGGAAGCAGCAG AAATCATGGATGACGGCAACAGTCTAGCCATGTTGTACCAGACCATTAGTGAGCTGCCTCAACCCAACCGAGACACTCTGGCCTGCCTGATGATTCACCTGCaaaa GgtgtcacagtgtgtggagAACAAAATGGATGTGCACAACCTGGCCAGGGTCTTTGGCCCAACCCTTGTGGGTCATGCTGTTCCCAACCCAGACCCCATGACCATCCTGAATGACACAAGTAGACAACCAAAG GTGATAGAGCGTTTGCTCAGTATTCCAGCAAACTACTGGGGCCAGTTTGCCTTTCCAGATAATACAGCCATGGACAACAATCACCAGTTTGAAACTCCAGACCACCAAG TGAGCATACTGGGACCAGTCACC
- the LOC109629293 gene encoding rac GTPase-activating protein 1-like isoform X2: MESSVVNLYNQFQSLRAQVDGLNEGIEPQFLQMAMNFEECRKKWLRAGEELVSCQEILAKAETERGALEVKLKHARNQVDVEIRRRQKAETVYEKLERQLQLIRELLISDNGNSVHLSEEQRSALAFLSAHSQAAQAAKGNLNSSRRLTKIDESASLLSDISYDQTDDSLDWDSSVMKTVRLRKRQKRRSSRKLTEVPPQALKKRRSTGRISDRMNESIVAKTTITVPVNGGTVETVSTIETVPYWTRSRKKSVAPAWADTTTTDQSETASEAPSTTVSDFPSLQTPKAKGGKKHQFIPKTVIRSECCVPCGRRTKFGKIYLRCQNCRVVTHPECRDRCPLPCNPTAISTPIHNRESTLADFAPVTSPKIPALVIYCIKEIEHRGLHEVGLYRLSGHERLVKDLKEKLIRGKTLPRLNKVEDINVITGVLKDFLRNLPEPLLTFHLNKTFMEAAEIMDDGNSLAMLYQTISELPQPNRDTLACLMIHLQKVSQCVENKMDVHNLARVFGPTLVGHAVPNPDPMTILNDTSRQPKVIERLLSIPANYWGQFAFPDNTAMDNNHQFETPDHQVSILGPVTTPEHQMMAKTPSSSSLSQRMMQTLSSTSLFGSKGRSTAACNRQGNFFSSPQLK, from the exons ATGGAGTCGTCTGTGGTGAACCTGTACAACCAGTTCCAGAGTCTCAGGGCTCAGGTGGACGGTCTGAATGAGGGCATTGAACCAC AGTTCCTACAGATGGCAATGAACTTTGAGGAGTGCCGTAAGAAGTGGCTGCGGGCAGGCGAGGAGCTGGTTTCCTGTCAAGAAATATTGGCAAAAGCGGAGACTGAGAGGGGAGCACTGGAGGTCAAACTAAAGCACGCTCGCAACCAGGTGGATGTGGAGATCCGCCGGCGGCAGAAGGCTGAGACAGTCTATGAGAAGCTG GAACGTCAGCTGCAGTTGATCAGGGAGCTGCTAATATCAGACAACGGTAACAGTGTCCACCTGAGCGAAGAGCAGCGCTCGGCCCTGGCCTTTCTCAGCGCTCACTCCCAGGCAGCACAGGCTGCTAAAGGCAACCTCAACTCCAGCCGAAG GTTAACTAAGATTGATGAATCGGCTTCTTTGCTATCGGACATTAGCTACGACCAAACGGATGACTCTCTG GATTGGGACTCCTCTGTGATGAAGACTGTGAGACTGCGGAAACGGCAGAAACGA CGTTCCTCCAGAAAACTCACTGAAGTTCCTCCACAAGCCCTGAAGAAACGTCGCTCCACTGGACGCATATCAGATAGG ATGAATGAATCTATCGTGGCCAAAACTACCATCACTGTGCCCGTGAATGGTGGCACTGTTGAGACTGTCTCCACCATCGAAACTGTGCCCTACTGGACacgcagcagaaagaaaagtg TTGCTCCAGCGTGGGCTGATACTACCACTACTGACCAATCTGAGACCGCCAGCGAGGCTCCCAGCACAACTGTGTCAGATTTCCCATCACTCCAAACCCCCAAAGCTAAAGGAGGAAAGAAGCACCAGTTCATCCCTAAAACA GTGATCAGGTCTGAATGCTGTGTGCCCTGTGGAAGAAGAACAAAGTTTGGAAAGATTTACCTTCGCTGTCAGAATTGCAGGGTTGTGACTCATCCAGAATGTCGTGACCGCTGTCCCCTGCCCTGTAACCCCACAGCTATTAGCACTCCCATCCATAACAGAGAG tCCACCCTGGCTGACTTTGCTCCAGTCACATCCCCAAAGATCCCAGCTTTGGTTATCTACTGCATTAAGGAGATTGAACATAGAGGCCTACATGAG GTTGGCCTGTACAGACTCTCTGGACACGAGCGCTTGGTGAAAGATCTGAAGGAGAAGCTGATTAGAGGAAAGACTCTGCCTCGGCTTAACAAAGTAGAAGATATCAACGTCATTACAGGTGTCCTCAAAGACTTCCTCAGAAACCTCCCTGAGCCACTGCTCACTTTCCACCTCAACAAAACCTTCATGGAAGCAGCAG AAATCATGGATGACGGCAACAGTCTAGCCATGTTGTACCAGACCATTAGTGAGCTGCCTCAACCCAACCGAGACACTCTGGCCTGCCTGATGATTCACCTGCaaaa GgtgtcacagtgtgtggagAACAAAATGGATGTGCACAACCTGGCCAGGGTCTTTGGCCCAACCCTTGTGGGTCATGCTGTTCCCAACCCAGACCCCATGACCATCCTGAATGACACAAGTAGACAACCAAAG GTGATAGAGCGTTTGCTCAGTATTCCAGCAAACTACTGGGGCCAGTTTGCCTTTCCAGATAATACAGCCATGGACAACAATCACCAGTTTGAAACTCCAGACCACCAAG TGAGCATACTGGGACCAGTCACC